DNA from Rhizobacter sp. J219:
ACTACATCACCGGCGCGCGCTACATGGTGCGTGCCGACAGCAAGATCGACGACCTGAGCAACTTCGGTGGCAAGACGCTGGTGTCGACCAAGGGCACGACGCCCCTGAAGGCGGTGAACTCGGCCAACAAGGAGCGCATGATCGGCATTCACCTGATCGAGGCGCCCGACCACGCCGCAGCGGTGGCGATGGTGGAAAAGGGCGAAGCCGATGGGTTCGCCATGGACGACGTGCTGCTGTATGGTCTGATCGCCGGCCGGCCTGACCCGACCAGGCTCAAGGTGGTCGGCAAGTTCCTCACCATCGAGCCGCTGGCGATCATGCTGTCCAAGAACGACCCGGAGTTCAAGAAGATCGTCGATGAAGAGATGAAGCAGCTGATCAAGAGCCGGGAGGCCAATGCCATCTACGACAAGTGGTTCATGAAGCCTCTGCCACCGATGAACACGGCGCTGAACCTGCCCATGAACTACCTGCTCAGAGATTTCTGGAAGTACCCGACGGACCAGGTGCCGTACTGACCGCTGTCCGCGTCACCCATTTTTTGTAGGGCATGTACGTGGTTTCGCGTAGGCCTGTCGTCCCTAGAATTTCGTTAATGCTGTTCCTACACACCTAAGGAGTTCTTGCATGAAAAAGACCATGTTCGCCCTGGCCGCCGTCTTCGCGATGGGCGCTGCCCAAGCCGACACGCTCAAGAAGATCAAGGACAGTGGCTCGATCACACTGGGTGCCCGCGAGTCGTCGGGCGCCCTGGCCTACACCCTGGGTGATGGCAAGTACGTCGGCTTCCACACCGAGATGTCGCAACGCATCGCCGCCGACCTGCAAAAGCAACTCGGCCTTCCCAAGCTCGACGTCAAGTTCCAGGTCGTGACCTCGCAGAACCGCATCCCGCTCGTGCAGAACGGTACCGTCGACCTCGAGTGCGGCTCCACCACCAACAACGCCACGCGCCAGAAAGACGTGTCGTTCGCGATGACCACCTACATGGAAGAGGTGCGCATCGCCACCAAGGCCAACTCGGGCATCAACTCCATCAAGGACCTGGTCGGCAAGACGGTGGCCACCACCACCGGCACGACCTCGGTGCAGACGCTTCGCAAGCATGAGCGCGCCAACGGCGTCGACTTCAAGGAAGTCTTCGGCAAGGACCACGCCGACAGCTTCCTGCTGCTCGAATCGGGCCGCGCCGATGCCTTCGTGATGGACGGCCAGATCCTCGCCGGCAACATCAGCAAGTCGAAGAACCCGGCCGATTTCAAGATCGTCGGCGAAGTGCTGTCGGTCGAGCCGATCGCCTGCATGCTGCGCAAGGACGACCCCGCCTTCAAGAAGGCCGTCGACGACAGCATCAAGGGCATGGTCAAGAGCGGCGAGCTGGCGAAGATCTACGACAAGTGGTTCATGCAGCCCATCCCGCCGAGCAACACCAAGGTGGGTCTCCCGCTGTCGCAGGCCACCAAGGATGCCTGGGCGAACCCCAACGACAAGCCGATGGAAGACTACGCCAAGAAGTAAGGCGCATCGGGGCGAGCCCTAGCGTCCGATGGCGCAGGGCTTGCTTACATTCGAAGCGCGGCGCGGGCATGAAGACCGGCCGCGCTTTTTCCTTGGGACCCACGAGGTCCCGAGGACTTGCACATGACAAGAGGAGCAAGCATTGGGGCAGACATGGGACTGGCAGGTCTTCCTGCGAGATGACGGGGGAGGGCGGACCTACCTGGAGTGGTTGATGTCCGCCTGGGGCTGGACGCTCTCAGTCGCGGTGCTGGGGCTGGTGGTGGCGCTGGTGGTGGGCTCGCTGATCGGCGTGCTGCGCACCGTGCCGCACAAGGGCCTCGCTTACTTCGGCGAAGCCTGGACGGAGCTCTTCCGCAACATTCCGCTGCTGGTGCAGA
Protein-coding regions in this window:
- a CDS encoding amino acid ABC transporter substrate-binding protein — encoded protein: MWTAVSALASPAAPLAKGQTLDRIKQTGKIVLAHRESSVPFSYVLPDKRPTGYAVELCLKLAEAVRKKLGLANLQVEYMLVTPSNRIAAIAEGNADLECGSTTNNAERREKVAFTVPHYITGARYMVRADSKIDDLSNFGGKTLVSTKGTTPLKAVNSANKERMIGIHLIEAPDHAAAVAMVEKGEADGFAMDDVLLYGLIAGRPDPTRLKVVGKFLTIEPLAIMLSKNDPEFKKIVDEEMKQLIKSREANAIYDKWFMKPLPPMNTALNLPMNYLLRDFWKYPTDQVPY
- a CDS encoding amino acid ABC transporter substrate-binding protein, with protein sequence MKKTMFALAAVFAMGAAQADTLKKIKDSGSITLGARESSGALAYTLGDGKYVGFHTEMSQRIAADLQKQLGLPKLDVKFQVVTSQNRIPLVQNGTVDLECGSTTNNATRQKDVSFAMTTYMEEVRIATKANSGINSIKDLVGKTVATTTGTTSVQTLRKHERANGVDFKEVFGKDHADSFLLLESGRADAFVMDGQILAGNISKSKNPADFKIVGEVLSVEPIACMLRKDDPAFKKAVDDSIKGMVKSGELAKIYDKWFMQPIPPSNTKVGLPLSQATKDAWANPNDKPMEDYAKK